Proteins from a single region of Nakamurella deserti:
- a CDS encoding amino acid ABC transporter ATP-binding protein, translating to MVGMYDVQKHFGALHVLKNINLRVPAGQVLVVLGPSGSGKSTLCRAINRLEPIDEGRIEIQGTVLPSEGKALAGLRADVGMVFQSFNLFAHKTILENVTLGPIKVRRMNKADAEKKAINLLERVGIASQKDKLPAQLSGGQQQRVAIARALAMQPKVMLFDEPTSALDPEMVNEVLDVMTSLAQEGMTMICVTHEMGFARKAADRVVFMDAGEIVEDATPEEFFTRAQSPRARDFLSKILTH from the coding sequence ATGGTGGGGATGTACGACGTGCAGAAGCACTTCGGGGCGCTGCACGTGCTGAAGAACATCAACCTCCGGGTTCCCGCCGGACAGGTGCTCGTGGTCCTGGGGCCGTCCGGCTCGGGGAAGTCGACGCTGTGCCGGGCGATCAACCGGCTGGAGCCCATCGACGAGGGCCGCATCGAGATCCAGGGCACCGTGCTCCCGTCGGAGGGCAAGGCGCTGGCCGGTCTGCGCGCCGATGTCGGCATGGTCTTCCAGTCGTTCAACCTCTTCGCGCACAAGACCATCCTCGAGAACGTCACCCTGGGCCCGATCAAGGTCCGCCGGATGAACAAGGCCGACGCCGAGAAGAAGGCCATCAACCTGCTGGAGCGGGTCGGTATCGCCTCCCAGAAGGACAAGCTGCCCGCCCAGCTGTCCGGCGGTCAGCAGCAGCGGGTGGCCATCGCCCGCGCGCTGGCGATGCAGCCGAAGGTGATGCTCTTCGACGAGCCGACCTCGGCCCTGGACCCGGAGATGGTCAACGAGGTGCTCGACGTGATGACGTCGCTGGCGCAGGAGGGCATGACGATGATCTGCGTGACCCACGAGATGGGCTTCGCCCGCAAGGCCGCCGACCGCGTCGTGTTCATGGACGCCGGCGAGATCGTCGAGGACGCCACCCCCGAGGAGTTCTTCACCCGGGCGCAGTCGCCCCGCGCCCGCGACTTCCTGTCCAAGATCCTCACGCACTGA
- the rny gene encoding ribonuclease Y produces the protein MDNPLVVVFAIVIIVLLIAVLVSQSRRRPADSTPSTGLTDEVARELMATLAGTSHHTESGSAAPVTDESTEEAAEVRRLALEDAERARAAAAADAEEVRRRAAAQAEAVRRSTQEELARERAQVQAELDRIRARAESEGRRAAELASTSLVAEKADLQAAQQALRQATSQLAEDVKRAESERLASATAKAEAEALKQLVADRQAVLDAEKATIAAKELELREASRAVELRAVEHQHELERIGGLTAEEARTALLSRMEEQVRREAAIAGRRIEAEAEATAKSRARAIVAEAVQRVASDQTAQSVVSVVHLPAEEIKGRIIGREGRNIRAFETVTGVNVIIDDTPEAVLLSCFDPVRREVGRVTLLSLIEDGRIHPHRIEEAYERAQDEVEALCRRAAEDALIDVGISELHPELMTMLGHLKYRTSYGQNVLGHMVETAHIARGMAYELGVDPTVLVRGAFLHDIGKALTHEARGSHAIVGAELARHYGESDEVAHCIEAHHDEVTPGTVEAVLTQAADACSGGRPGARRESLESYVQRMERIEAIAGAKKGVEKVFAMQAGRELRVMVKPEIVDDLEAHLIAREVAKQIEEELTYPGQVRVTVIRESRATEIAR, from the coding sequence ATGGACAACCCACTGGTGGTCGTTTTCGCCATCGTCATCATCGTTCTGCTGATCGCTGTTCTCGTTTCCCAGTCCCGACGACGCCCCGCTGACAGCACTCCGAGCACCGGGCTGACCGACGAGGTCGCGCGGGAGCTGATGGCCACGCTGGCCGGGACTTCCCACCACACCGAGAGCGGCAGCGCCGCGCCCGTCACCGACGAATCCACAGAAGAGGCCGCCGAGGTCCGCCGGCTCGCACTCGAGGACGCCGAGCGCGCCCGCGCCGCGGCGGCCGCGGACGCCGAGGAGGTCCGCCGTCGCGCCGCCGCCCAGGCCGAGGCCGTCCGGAGATCGACCCAGGAGGAGCTCGCCCGCGAGCGTGCGCAGGTGCAGGCCGAGCTCGACCGGATCCGGGCACGGGCCGAGAGCGAGGGCCGGCGGGCCGCAGAGCTCGCCTCCACCTCCCTGGTCGCCGAGAAGGCAGACCTGCAGGCGGCGCAACAGGCGCTGCGGCAGGCGACCAGTCAGCTCGCGGAGGACGTCAAGCGGGCCGAATCCGAGCGGCTGGCCTCGGCCACCGCCAAGGCCGAGGCCGAGGCGTTGAAGCAGCTCGTCGCCGATCGGCAGGCCGTGCTGGATGCCGAGAAGGCCACGATCGCGGCGAAGGAGCTGGAACTGCGGGAGGCCTCCCGGGCGGTGGAGTTGCGAGCGGTGGAGCACCAGCACGAGCTGGAGCGCATCGGCGGCCTCACCGCCGAAGAGGCCAGGACCGCGTTGCTCAGCCGGATGGAGGAGCAGGTGCGCCGGGAAGCGGCCATCGCCGGCCGCCGCATCGAGGCCGAGGCCGAGGCGACCGCGAAGTCGCGCGCCCGGGCCATCGTCGCCGAAGCCGTCCAGCGGGTCGCCAGCGACCAGACCGCCCAGTCGGTGGTGTCGGTGGTGCACCTGCCGGCGGAGGAGATCAAGGGTCGCATCATCGGCCGCGAGGGCCGCAACATCCGCGCGTTCGAGACCGTCACCGGCGTCAACGTCATCATCGACGACACCCCCGAGGCGGTGCTGCTGTCGTGCTTCGACCCGGTCCGCCGCGAGGTCGGGCGGGTCACGCTGCTCAGCCTCATCGAGGACGGCCGGATCCACCCGCACCGCATCGAGGAGGCCTACGAGCGGGCGCAGGACGAGGTCGAGGCGCTGTGCCGGCGCGCCGCCGAGGACGCCCTCATCGACGTCGGTATCAGCGAACTGCACCCCGAACTGATGACCATGCTCGGGCACCTGAAGTACCGCACGTCCTACGGCCAGAACGTGCTCGGTCACATGGTCGAGACCGCCCACATCGCCCGCGGAATGGCCTACGAGCTGGGCGTGGACCCGACGGTGCTGGTGCGGGGGGCGTTCCTGCACGACATCGGCAAGGCGCTCACGCATGAGGCCCGCGGCTCGCACGCCATCGTCGGGGCCGAGCTCGCCCGGCACTACGGCGAGAGCGACGAGGTCGCGCACTGCATCGAGGCGCACCACGACGAGGTCACCCCCGGCACCGTCGAAGCGGTCCTGACCCAGGCCGCCGACGCCTGCTCCGGCGGCCGTCCCGGCGCCCGGAGGGAGTCCCTGGAGTCCTACGTGCAGCGCATGGAGCGCATCGAGGCCATCGCCGGGGCGAAGAAGGGTGTCGAGAAGGTCTTCGCCATGCAGGCCGGTCGCGAGCTGCGCGTGATGGTCAAGCCCGAGATCGTCGACGACCTCGAGGCGCATCTGATCGCCCGCGAGGTCGCCAAGCAGATCGAGGAGGAGCTGACCTACCCGGGTCAGGTCCGGGTCACCGTCATCCGCGAGTCGAGGGCCACCGAGATCGCCCGCTGA
- a CDS encoding regulatory protein RecX: MTSDVTDVVRALRERLAALEADRSPSDPTDATPRSGGPDGTAAGSGVESSGAELSEEERAEETQAKNICLRLLADSARPRAGLAQKLAQRGIGPATIERVLDRFTEVGLIDDQAYAEAYVRTKHQERALSRRALTSELRRKGVDDSVVAAAAEQVDPDAEEAAALRLITKRAPAALAAGPEAARRRLLALLDRRGYPAEVSIRVVETVLARQDE, translated from the coding sequence ATGACATCCGACGTCACGGACGTCGTCCGCGCCCTGCGTGAACGACTCGCCGCTCTGGAAGCGGACCGGAGCCCGTCCGACCCGACCGACGCAACTCCCCGATCGGGCGGGCCGGACGGGACCGCTGCCGGTTCGGGCGTCGAGTCCAGCGGTGCCGAGCTCAGCGAGGAGGAGCGGGCCGAGGAGACCCAGGCGAAGAACATCTGCCTGCGGCTCCTCGCCGACTCGGCCCGGCCACGCGCCGGGTTGGCGCAGAAGCTCGCCCAGCGGGGGATCGGTCCGGCGACCATCGAGCGCGTGCTGGACCGCTTCACCGAGGTCGGGCTGATCGACGACCAGGCCTACGCGGAGGCCTACGTCCGGACGAAGCACCAGGAACGTGCGCTGTCCCGACGGGCGCTGACCTCGGAGCTCCGGCGCAAGGGCGTCGACGACAGCGTCGTCGCCGCGGCCGCGGAGCAGGTCGACCCGGACGCCGAGGAGGCGGCCGCTCTGCGCCTCATCACCAAGCGTGCGCCGGCGGCCCTCGCGGCCGGCCCGGAAGCGGCCCGGCGGCGTCTGCTCGCGCTGCTCGATCGACGCGGCTACCCGGCCGAGGTGTCCATCCGGGTGGTCGAGACGGTGTTGGCTCGCCAGGACGAATGA
- a CDS encoding glutamate ABC transporter substrate-binding protein — protein MKFRKLGPAVAGLVAAGLALSACGSTDAGSAVSSATSAAGSVAAGATSSAGSAVAEATGGTATGGAGLVEKAAAGTLKIGIKFDQPGLGLQNPDGSFSGFDVDVATYVAKELGVEESGIEFIQTKSSEREASIENGTVDYIVATYSITDARKEKVNFAGPYFVAHQDLLVAEGSDITGPEAMSGKILCSVAGSTSAQKVKDTYAADVALQEYGTYTECVEALAGGAVDAVTTDDVILAGYAAQYPGQLKLVGKGFSDENYGIGLTKGDTAGTDAVNAAIKKMIDDGSWAAALEANVGPSGYVIPTPPTIG, from the coding sequence ATGAAGTTCCGCAAGCTCGGGCCGGCCGTCGCCGGCCTCGTCGCCGCAGGCCTGGCCCTGTCCGCCTGTGGCAGCACCGACGCGGGTTCCGCCGTCAGCTCCGCCACCTCCGCCGCCGGCTCCGTCGCCGCCGGCGCCACCTCCTCCGCCGGGTCCGCGGTGGCCGAAGCCACCGGAGGCACCGCCACCGGCGGGGCCGGCCTGGTCGAGAAGGCCGCCGCCGGCACGCTCAAGATCGGTATCAAGTTCGATCAGCCGGGCCTGGGTCTGCAGAACCCGGACGGCTCGTTCTCTGGGTTCGACGTCGACGTCGCCACGTACGTCGCCAAGGAGCTGGGCGTCGAGGAGTCGGGCATCGAGTTCATCCAGACCAAGTCGTCCGAGCGCGAGGCGTCGATCGAGAACGGCACCGTCGACTACATCGTGGCGACCTACTCGATCACCGACGCGCGCAAGGAGAAGGTCAACTTCGCCGGGCCGTACTTCGTCGCCCACCAGGACCTGCTGGTCGCCGAGGGCTCCGACATCACCGGACCCGAGGCCATGAGCGGCAAGATCCTGTGCTCCGTCGCCGGTTCCACCTCGGCCCAGAAGGTCAAGGACACCTACGCCGCCGACGTCGCGCTGCAGGAGTACGGCACCTACACCGAGTGCGTCGAGGCGCTCGCCGGCGGTGCGGTCGACGCCGTCACCACCGACGACGTCATCCTGGCCGGCTACGCCGCCCAGTACCCGGGCCAGCTGAAGCTGGTCGGCAAGGGCTTCTCGGACGAGAACTACGGCATCGGCCTCACCAAGGGCGACACCGCCGGCACCGATGCCGTCAACGCGGCCATCAAGAAGATGATCGACGACGGCTCCTGGGCCGCCGCGCTCGAGGCCAACGTCGGGCCGTCGGGCTACGTCATCCCGACGCCGCCGACCATCGGCTGA
- a CDS encoding amino acid ABC transporter permease, protein MSKATAVLYDHPGPRARLRNNVLSAVFLVLLALGVWWVIATLEDKGQLRAALWKPFLTSQMWTTYLLPGLWNTLKAALFSVVIALPIGALLGIARLSDHAWIRVPAGVVVEFFRAIPVLILMVFAFGFTVTVLDVADPLYAVVIALVLYNGSVLAEVFRAGILSLPRGQSEASLAIGMTKSQMMQIVLLPQALTAMLPAIVSQLVVVLKDTALGGILIGFVELRRVAGTAASFYKNVVPIYIVIAVIYILLNLALTSLASYLENRARRKRAGRGSGPVEPAPTVEAAQAPGLTDTGRL, encoded by the coding sequence ATGAGCAAGGCGACCGCCGTGCTGTACGACCACCCCGGGCCCAGGGCCCGGCTGCGCAACAACGTGCTGTCCGCTGTCTTCCTGGTGCTGCTCGCGCTCGGCGTCTGGTGGGTCATCGCGACCCTGGAGGACAAGGGACAGCTGCGGGCGGCGCTGTGGAAGCCGTTCCTGACCTCCCAGATGTGGACCACCTACCTGCTGCCCGGGTTGTGGAACACGCTCAAGGCGGCGTTGTTCAGCGTCGTCATCGCACTGCCGATCGGCGCGCTGCTGGGCATCGCCAGGCTGTCCGACCACGCCTGGATCCGGGTGCCGGCCGGTGTGGTCGTGGAGTTCTTCCGGGCCATTCCGGTGCTGATCCTGATGGTGTTCGCGTTCGGCTTCACCGTCACCGTGCTCGACGTCGCCGACCCGCTGTACGCGGTGGTCATCGCGCTGGTCCTGTACAACGGGTCGGTGCTGGCGGAGGTGTTCCGGGCCGGGATCCTGTCGTTGCCGCGCGGTCAGAGCGAGGCGTCGCTGGCGATCGGCATGACCAAGTCGCAGATGATGCAGATCGTGCTGCTGCCGCAGGCGCTCACCGCGATGCTGCCGGCCATCGTCAGCCAGCTGGTGGTGGTGCTCAAGGACACCGCCCTGGGTGGCATCCTCATCGGCTTCGTCGAGCTCCGCCGTGTCGCCGGCACCGCCGCCAGCTTCTACAAGAACGTGGTGCCGATCTACATCGTCATCGCCGTCATCTACATCCTGCTCAACCTGGCGTTGACCAGCCTGGCCAGCTACCTGGAGAACCGGGCCCGGCGCAAGCGCGCCGGTCGCGGCAGCGGCCCGGTGGAGCCGGCACCCACCGTCGAGGCCGCACAGGCGCCGGGGCTGACGGACACCGGGCGGCTCTGA
- a CDS encoding amino acid ABC transporter permease — protein sequence MNFSFLSDPRYNLLGAFWNTIQLTLWAAVGSLILGTVLTAMRVSPVPMMRGFATVYVNMVRNIPLTVVIIAMSQVLANGLGVRLASRGEGAAGAQAFLTSQNFRLAVLGLVLYTSTFVSEALRSGINTVPVGQAEAARAIGLKFTQILGIIVLPQAFRAVVAPLGSVLIALTKNTTVASAIGVAEASLLMNTMLENEADKFTAIFIVFALGFVILTLPTGLLFGRIAKKVGVKR from the coding sequence GTGAACTTCAGCTTCCTCAGCGATCCGCGCTACAACCTGCTCGGTGCGTTCTGGAACACCATCCAGCTCACCCTGTGGGCGGCGGTCGGATCGCTGATCCTGGGCACCGTGCTGACCGCGATGCGGGTCTCGCCGGTGCCGATGATGCGTGGCTTCGCCACCGTCTACGTCAACATGGTCCGCAACATCCCGCTGACCGTGGTCATCATCGCGATGTCGCAGGTGCTGGCTAACGGGCTCGGCGTGCGGCTGGCGTCCCGCGGCGAGGGTGCCGCCGGGGCCCAGGCGTTCCTGACCTCGCAGAACTTCCGGCTCGCCGTGCTGGGCCTGGTCCTCTACACCTCGACGTTCGTCAGCGAGGCGCTGCGGTCGGGCATCAACACCGTCCCGGTCGGCCAGGCCGAGGCGGCGCGCGCGATCGGGCTGAAGTTCACCCAGATCCTGGGGATCATCGTGCTGCCGCAGGCCTTCCGCGCGGTGGTGGCGCCGTTGGGCAGCGTGCTGATCGCATTGACCAAGAACACCACCGTGGCGTCGGCGATCGGCGTGGCGGAGGCGTCGCTGCTGATGAACACCATGCTGGAGAACGAGGCGGACAAGTTCACCGCCATCTTCATCGTCTTCGCGCTCGGGTTCGTCATCCTGACGCTGCCCACCGGCCTGCTGTTCGGTCGCATCGCCAAGAAGGTGGGGGTCAAGCGATGA